From the genome of Oceanispirochaeta sp. M1:
TGAACAGATAATACAATACAAAGATGATTACCAGATTTACCAATATATCAATATAACCGCGCATACGATCGTTTGCTTTCTCGCTGAAATAGGCAATACTAATGTGATCACGCTCACGAATGCCCAATGCCGCTCCGTAGAATGTGGTAGCGACGAAAACCATTGTTATGGCCTCTTCTCCCTTAACAAAAGTTATGTTGAAAACATAACGGAGAAATACTGATAGAATTATGCTGACTGCCAGAATACCCATCATGGAGTAACAGTATACAGACAGAACTTTATCTAATATTTTAAGAAATTTATTCATTTTAAACCTCGGATTTGAAAACAGACCGCTCTGAAGAACGGCCTGTCAAAATCAGTCAGATATTATTTACCGGAGGCAATGGAAATTGCTTTATCCAGTTCGGCCTGAGTAAAGAAACCTTTACCCATGTAGTACTCATATACGGGAGCACATGCATCGATGAATTCTTTTCTTTCAACTGCAGTGGGAGTATAAACTTCAACACCAGCATCCTTGATGATCTGAAGATACTCATCAGAACTGTCGGCACGCATTTTATTCTGGCTTTCGGTATAAACATCAGCACCCATATCAACTACTTTCTGAAGATCTGCAGGCAGTGTGTTAAACCAGTCAAGAGCTACACAGAAGGGCTCAGGGTTGAATAGATAATGCATAACTGTCATGTATTTCTGAACTTCCTGGAACTTCATTGTTGCAATATTCATGTAGGGATTTTCCTGACCGTCGGCAACACCTGTTTTAAGAGCCATATATACTTCTACATAAGGAATAGACACAGGGTTGGCACCCAGTGCTTCCATAGTTTTGATAATAGCTTCAACGGGGGGTGTTCTCATTTTAAGTCCAACCATATCAGCGGGAGTATGAACAGGTCTGATGTTGTTGGTTACGTTTCTTGAACCTGCATCACCATTGGCAAGCAGTTTGATTCCATACTGTTCAGCATCTTTGTTGATTTCATCAGCGAGATCAGAATTGGCAAATCTCATAAGAGCTTCCTGATCAGCAAAAAGGAAGGGCATAAGGTAGAGGTTCAGCTTGGGAGTGATTGAATCAAAGACACCACCGAGGTAACCTTCCTGGCTTCCCAGTTTCAGGGCTTCCAGCATTTCCGCTTCTTTACCAAGCTGTCCGGAAGGATAGATTTCTACTACAATTCTACCTTCAGATTCTGCTTCAACATAGTCCTTGAACTTCAGCAGGGACTGATGACGTGAAGTTTCAGTGGGCATAGAATGACCGAATTTCATTGTGTAAATTTCCGTTTCATCAGATCCGCTGTCTTTCTGACCTTCTGCCCATCCAAAGGACAGGAAAACCATCAGCATCATTAAAACGACTAGACTCTTTTTCATAATAACTCCTCAATTTTTTATCCGGATATACATCCGTGATTCTTCTTTTTATGGGTAAAAACCCAAATCTGCTTTAATATATTTTTTTTAAATAATGGCCAACTTAATAAGCTGAAAAATCGTTCCAGGCATCCCACATTGCCCAGAAATTCTCGGGAGGTACATCCTCCTGTATGTTATGAACCGGCACAAAGACAAAGCCTCCACCGGGAGCCATAATATCCAGGTTCTTTTTCACCTCATCACGAACTCTTTCAGGGCTGCCTTTGGACAGGACCTCCTGAGTATCGACACCGCCGCCCCAAAAACAAATATCCTCTCCAAAATCCCTTTTCAGACCCTTTAGATCCATGGTAGATGCTGTGTACTGTACGGGATTCAAAATATCAATTCCTGTTTCAATAAATTTGGGAATAAGAGGTTTTACGGCTCCACATGAATGGAAGAAGACCTTGATTCCAGGAATTTTATTTTTAATAAAACTGATATATTTAGTCATTGAAGGAAAGACAATATCCTCCAGCATTCCTTCAGAAACAAGCAGAGATTGCTGAGTTCCAAGATCATCACATTCAGCAGCAACCAGGAAGCTGTCCTGAAGTCCTCTGTCAACAATATAATCACCGAAAATATCCCAGTACTGCATCTTATGCTCTGCAATCAGGTCCATAAGCTCACGGCTTTCATCGGGATAGAGTGCCATATCC
Proteins encoded in this window:
- a CDS encoding uroporphyrinogen decarboxylase family protein, encoding MKLALNHKEADRVPYDLAGTTVTSISGIAWERAMKHRGLSPEFDDSKTVDIVSQIIIPPEEKLVELKVDTRRIGAGRVLDQDKSLKKEGDTWSFIDQYNCRWEMVERKDYYFNQTSHPLEQYEDIQDVLKNLTIPDLSCRKAEYYELFDKQRAELGEAALVADRNCAGLTEMFLRFRGYENGYMDMALYPDESRELMDLIAEHKMQYWDIFGDYIVDRGLQDSFLVAAECDDLGTQQSLLVSEGMLEDIVFPSMTKYISFIKNKIPGIKVFFHSCGAVKPLIPKFIETGIDILNPVQYTASTMDLKGLKRDFGEDICFWGGGVDTQEVLSKGSPERVRDEVKKNLDIMAPGGGFVFVPVHNIQEDVPPENFWAMWDAWNDFSAY
- a CDS encoding TRAP transporter substrate-binding protein, giving the protein MKKSLVVLMMLMVFLSFGWAEGQKDSGSDETEIYTMKFGHSMPTETSRHQSLLKFKDYVEAESEGRIVVEIYPSGQLGKEAEMLEALKLGSQEGYLGGVFDSITPKLNLYLMPFLFADQEALMRFANSDLADEINKDAEQYGIKLLANGDAGSRNVTNNIRPVHTPADMVGLKMRTPPVEAIIKTMEALGANPVSIPYVEVYMALKTGVADGQENPYMNIATMKFQEVQKYMTVMHYLFNPEPFCVALDWFNTLPADLQKVVDMGADVYTESQNKMRADSSDEYLQIIKDAGVEVYTPTAVERKEFIDACAPVYEYYMGKGFFTQAELDKAISIASGK
- a CDS encoding TRAP transporter small permease; translated protein: MNKFLKILDKVLSVYCYSMMGILAVSIILSVFLRYVFNITFVKGEEAITMVFVATTFYGAALGIRERDHISIAYFSEKANDRMRGYIDILVNLVIIFVLYYLFKNSLVWIDKVGNVKSPGLQVATKYLYVMVPISCVLSIFYCIINILSVFISIDEPEYGYDRNEIHLEEAEVLGEEIGFSKKEVKS